In Halostella litorea, a single window of DNA contains:
- a CDS encoding glycosyltransferase family 87 protein has translation MIANDTDRLPDRVGVRAVLLAGIVGGTLVPVYYLLLADVTPLAWDFRAYRHAAELFVSGEPFVGVEPPVGGGEWVYPPIVVVLFAPLAAFPTWTGAYVAFTVVNVGLLALTAALIVRIAERVRGERLPSLDRTLLWLFVMGNTFAAVVLGQGQVDPLVAACLAGGVLALEREREILPGVLFGLAAVIKLFPVVVGVWLLYRRAYRTVAAAVGTGLAAVAASFALFGVDTHRAYLDLILHDRSRLSDAAAGLDPNYSALTLHRPLSALFPELSPLAYVALAVVTAFPIVAVCCLQSATVTDRLVAFLATVAAGLLVTPATMIHHAVYLLVPLLPLLYGIERPGVRRLLCLGTLFMLFPVLPAQIQRAFAVSDVPAVVTSNVMRVVTPVLSVGTVTLYGLLIVLAACVNYRLWGIGRRSSVPSRSADD, from the coding sequence TGTACTACCTCCTGCTCGCGGACGTGACGCCGCTCGCCTGGGACTTCCGGGCGTACCGACACGCCGCCGAACTGTTCGTCAGCGGGGAGCCGTTCGTCGGCGTGGAGCCGCCGGTCGGCGGCGGCGAGTGGGTGTACCCGCCGATCGTCGTGGTGCTGTTTGCCCCCCTGGCCGCGTTCCCGACGTGGACGGGCGCGTACGTCGCCTTCACCGTCGTCAACGTCGGCCTGCTCGCGCTCACAGCGGCGCTCATCGTCCGAATCGCGGAGCGCGTCCGCGGGGAGCGGCTCCCGAGCCTCGACCGCACGCTCCTGTGGCTGTTCGTCATGGGGAACACGTTCGCCGCGGTGGTCCTCGGCCAGGGACAGGTCGACCCGCTGGTCGCCGCCTGCCTCGCGGGCGGCGTGCTCGCGCTCGAACGCGAGCGTGAGATCCTCCCGGGCGTCCTTTTCGGGCTGGCCGCCGTCATCAAGCTCTTTCCCGTCGTGGTCGGCGTCTGGCTCCTCTACCGGCGCGCGTACCGGACCGTGGCCGCCGCCGTCGGAACCGGCCTCGCGGCGGTCGCCGCCAGTTTCGCCCTGTTCGGCGTCGACACCCACCGCGCGTATCTCGACCTCATCCTGCACGACCGCAGCCGGCTGTCGGACGCGGCCGCCGGGCTCGACCCCAACTACTCCGCGCTGACCCTCCACCGACCGCTCTCGGCGCTGTTCCCGGAACTGTCGCCGCTCGCCTACGTCGCCCTCGCCGTCGTCACCGCCTTTCCGATCGTCGCGGTCTGTTGCCTGCAGTCCGCCACGGTCACCGACCGCCTCGTCGCGTTCCTCGCGACGGTCGCCGCGGGGCTGCTGGTGACGCCCGCCACGATGATCCACCACGCGGTGTACCTGCTGGTGCCGCTGCTCCCGCTGCTGTACGGGATCGAGCGGCCGGGCGTGCGCAGGCTGCTCTGTCTCGGCACGCTGTTCATGCTGTTTCCGGTCCTCCCGGCGCAGATCCAGCGGGCGTTCGCCGTCAGCGACGTCCCCGCGGTCGTGACGTCGAACGTGATGCGCGTGGTCACGCCCGTCCTGTCCGTCGGGACCGTGACGCTGTACGGGCTCCTGATCGTGTTGGCCGCCTGCGTCAACTATCGGCTCTGGGGGATCGGCCGGCGCAGTTCGGTGCCGTCCCGCTCGGCGGACGACTGA
- a CDS encoding DUF1918 domain-containing protein has product MSFEEDDRVVLHDEHSEHDGEEGTITQVMDTMFGDSTYTISFEDGQETGVPEDSLEAAEE; this is encoded by the coding sequence ATGAGTTTCGAAGAGGACGACCGCGTGGTTCTGCACGACGAGCACAGCGAGCACGACGGCGAGGAGGGGACGATCACCCAGGTGATGGACACGATGTTCGGCGACAGCACCTACACCATCAGCTTCGAGGACGGCCAGGAGACGGGCGTCCCCGAGGACTCGCTCGAAGCGGCCGAGGAGTAA
- a CDS encoding RNA-binding protein: MASVPFHYVDLRAFCYATEDEKRVEGALRSFLPEEFPVQRAQSEGHHGDRIVVLSARVENADGIRHVLDRVMELEDIDRLVDELDERVTENCEFFVHLDKQAAFNGRIELGEGITFRAKVEAYPAKKEAAVENAREALTRE; the protein is encoded by the coding sequence ATGGCGAGCGTCCCCTTCCACTACGTCGACCTCCGCGCGTTCTGTTATGCCACCGAGGACGAGAAGCGCGTCGAGGGGGCGCTCCGAAGCTTTCTCCCCGAGGAGTTCCCCGTCCAGCGCGCCCAGAGCGAGGGCCACCACGGCGACCGCATCGTCGTGCTGTCGGCCCGCGTCGAGAACGCCGACGGGATCAGGCACGTCCTCGACCGCGTGATGGAACTGGAAGACATCGACCGGCTCGTCGACGAACTAGACGAGCGCGTCACCGAGAACTGCGAGTTCTTCGTCCACCTCGACAAGCAGGCGGCGTTCAACGGGCGGATCGAACTCGGCGAGGGGATCACCTTCCGCGCGAAGGTGGAGGCCTACCCCGCGAAGAAGGAGGCCGCCGTCGAGAACGCCCGCGAGGCGCTCACCCGGGAGTGA
- a CDS encoding NAD(P)H-hydrate dehydratase — protein sequence MITSERMAVVDANAEALGVPRKQLMESSGNAVAREVRAVADPGDRVAVVAGRGNNGGDAFVAARFLDEFDVTTLLLGRAERIGTDIARENWAALTAAEADAHEVTDSADFALPECDVIVDAMLGTGVTGALREPAATAAEAINDADAAVVAVDVPSGVDADTGGSEGVAVEADRVVTFHDEKPGLSELDADVRVADIGIPPAAELFVERGDLQSLSRDPLSHKGDHGEVLVVGGGPYTGAPALAGQAALRAGADLVRVACPETVAREVQGYEESLIVRELPGERLRAGHVDRLLDLADEHDAVVFGPGLGDAEETGAAAREFLSSFDGTCVVDADPLRQVPDVKTDAELICTPHQGELLAMGGETADDWRERMDLVESFAADLGHTLLVKGAYDVVSDGDRTRVGRTGNPGMTVGGTGDVLAGITGALASIRDPVTAAGIAAYVNGRAGDLVVDEQGYGLLATDLLDGIPEAMWGDDE from the coding sequence ATGATCACGAGCGAGCGGATGGCCGTCGTGGACGCCAACGCCGAGGCGCTGGGCGTCCCGCGGAAGCAGTTGATGGAGTCGTCCGGCAACGCCGTCGCCCGCGAGGTCCGGGCGGTCGCCGACCCGGGCGACCGCGTGGCGGTCGTCGCCGGGCGCGGGAACAACGGCGGCGACGCGTTCGTCGCCGCGCGCTTTCTCGACGAGTTCGACGTGACGACGCTGCTGCTCGGCCGCGCCGAGCGGATCGGCACCGACATCGCCCGGGAGAACTGGGCGGCGCTGACCGCCGCCGAGGCCGACGCCCACGAGGTCACGGACTCGGCGGACTTCGCACTGCCCGAGTGCGACGTTATCGTCGACGCGATGCTCGGCACTGGCGTCACGGGCGCGCTCCGCGAGCCGGCGGCGACGGCGGCCGAAGCGATCAACGACGCCGACGCGGCCGTCGTCGCGGTGGACGTCCCCTCCGGCGTCGACGCCGACACCGGCGGGAGCGAGGGCGTCGCCGTCGAGGCGGACCGGGTCGTCACGTTCCACGACGAGAAGCCCGGGCTGTCGGAACTGGACGCCGACGTTCGGGTCGCGGACATCGGCATCCCGCCCGCAGCCGAACTGTTCGTCGAGCGCGGCGACCTGCAGTCGCTCTCGCGGGACCCACTGAGCCACAAGGGCGACCACGGCGAGGTGCTCGTCGTCGGCGGCGGGCCGTACACCGGCGCGCCGGCGCTCGCCGGCCAGGCGGCGCTCCGGGCGGGCGCGGACCTCGTTCGAGTCGCGTGCCCCGAGACGGTCGCCCGCGAAGTGCAGGGATACGAGGAGAGCCTCATCGTCCGGGAACTGCCCGGCGAGCGCCTCCGCGCCGGACACGTCGACCGGCTGCTCGATCTCGCGGACGAGCACGACGCCGTGGTGTTCGGGCCGGGGCTGGGCGACGCCGAGGAGACGGGCGCGGCCGCGCGGGAGTTCCTGTCGTCGTTCGACGGCACCTGCGTCGTCGACGCCGACCCGCTCCGTCAGGTGCCGGACGTGAAGACGGACGCCGAGTTGATCTGCACGCCCCACCAGGGAGAACTGCTGGCGATGGGCGGCGAGACGGCCGACGACTGGCGCGAACGCATGGACCTCGTCGAGTCCTTCGCCGCCGACCTCGGCCACACGCTGCTGGTGAAGGGCGCCTACGACGTGGTCTCGGACGGCGACCGGACGCGGGTGGGACGCACCGGCAACCCCGGCATGACCGTCGGGGGCACCGGCGACGTACTCGCCGGGATCACCGGCGCGCTGGCGAGCATCCGGGACCCGGTGACCGCGGCGGGGATCGCGGCGTACGTCAACGGCCGCGCCGGCGACCTGGTCGTCGACGAGCAGGGGTACGGCCTGCTGGCGACAGACCTGCTGGACGGCATCCCCGAGGCGATGTGGGGTGACGACGAATGA
- the moaC gene encoding cyclic pyranopterin monophosphate synthase MoaC: MSDDLTHTDDEGDVQMVDVGDKPDTARRAVAQGTIRLQASTVDAVREDGIGKGDVLATARVGAVQAVKHTWETIPMCHQIPITNVETEFDVREDRIDLTVAVETTGKTGCEMEALEGVTTGLNVVWDMVKAAEKDADGEYPDTGIGEVRVVEKTKRPLE; the protein is encoded by the coding sequence ATGAGCGACGACCTGACCCACACCGACGACGAGGGGGACGTGCAGATGGTCGACGTGGGCGACAAGCCGGACACGGCGCGGCGGGCAGTCGCACAGGGGACGATCCGCCTCCAAGCGTCGACGGTCGACGCCGTCCGCGAGGACGGGATCGGGAAGGGCGACGTGCTGGCGACGGCCCGCGTCGGCGCGGTCCAGGCCGTCAAGCACACCTGGGAGACGATCCCGATGTGCCACCAGATCCCCATCACGAACGTCGAGACGGAGTTCGACGTTCGGGAGGACCGGATCGACCTGACGGTCGCCGTCGAGACGACCGGCAAGACCGGCTGCGAGATGGAGGCGCTGGAGGGGGTGACGACGGGGCTGAACGTCGTCTGGGACATGGTGAAGGCCGCCGAGAAGGACGCCGACGGGGAGTACCCCGACACCGGGATCGGCGAGGTGCGCGTCGTCGAGAAGACGAAGCGGCCGCTGGAGTAG
- a CDS encoding NAD(P)H-dependent flavin oxidoreductase has protein sequence MDTPFTDLVGVDHPVVQAPIGSATCPELAAAVSNAGGLGHLAVTWRDPDDTRDAIARTRELTDRPFAVNVVLDDATTQRPTEEHLAVCLDAGAEVVSLSFGDAAPHVDQVHDAGGVVFQTVGSAAEAHDAADAGVDAVVAQGWEAGGHVQSEVATMPLVPRVADAVDVPVVAAGGIADGRGIAAALALGADAAWLGTRFVATAEANVHRAYRRRVTDADETATVYTDLFDKGWPGTPHRVVENGTVDRWREAGEPTPGDRPDEDEVVARTGSGEPVERYSEALATPDVDGDVGAMALFAGQSAGLTDEVSPAADVVGDLVDETEAAIDRVSELRT, from the coding sequence ATGGACACGCCGTTTACGGATCTGGTCGGCGTCGACCACCCCGTCGTGCAGGCACCGATCGGGAGCGCGACGTGCCCGGAACTGGCCGCCGCGGTGTCGAACGCCGGCGGACTGGGCCACCTCGCTGTCACGTGGCGCGACCCGGACGACACGCGGGACGCGATAGCGCGGACGCGCGAACTGACCGACCGCCCGTTCGCGGTCAACGTCGTGCTCGACGACGCGACGACGCAACGACCGACCGAGGAACACCTCGCGGTTTGCCTCGACGCGGGCGCGGAGGTGGTCTCGCTGTCGTTCGGCGACGCCGCGCCCCACGTCGATCAGGTCCACGACGCCGGCGGCGTCGTGTTCCAGACCGTCGGGAGCGCCGCCGAGGCGCACGACGCCGCGGACGCGGGCGTCGACGCGGTGGTCGCGCAGGGCTGGGAGGCCGGCGGCCACGTCCAGAGCGAGGTGGCGACGATGCCGCTGGTGCCCCGCGTCGCCGACGCCGTCGACGTCCCCGTGGTGGCCGCCGGGGGCATCGCGGACGGCAGGGGGATCGCGGCGGCGCTCGCGCTCGGGGCCGACGCGGCGTGGCTCGGGACGCGCTTCGTGGCGACGGCGGAGGCGAACGTCCACCGCGCGTACCGCCGGCGCGTGACGGACGCCGACGAAACGGCAACGGTGTACACGGACCTGTTCGACAAGGGGTGGCCGGGGACCCCCCACCGCGTCGTCGAGAACGGGACCGTCGACCGGTGGCGCGAGGCGGGTGAGCCGACCCCCGGCGACCGGCCCGACGAGGACGAGGTGGTCGCGAGAACTGGCAGCGGGGAGCCCGTCGAACGCTACTCGGAGGCGCTCGCGACGCCGGACGTGGACGGCGACGTCGGCGCGATGGCGCTGTTCGCGGGGCAGAGCGCGGGACTGACGGACGAGGTCTCGCCCGCGGCCGACGTGGTCGGCGACCTGGTCGACGAGACGGAGGCGGCGATAGACCGCGTCTCGGAACTCCGGACCTGA
- a CDS encoding acyl-CoA thioesterase, with the protein MPNLMETYIENRNRVQPNHANNLGTVHGGNVMKWMDEVGAMSAIRFAGQSCVTASIDHMDFQRPVPTGDTVVVEAYVYDAGKTSVKTRIRAYREKPETGERQQTTESRFVFVAVDEDGSPSGVPELSVDSERGEELLAAARKMERAEMD; encoded by the coding sequence ATGCCGAACCTGATGGAGACGTACATCGAGAACCGGAACCGCGTCCAGCCGAACCACGCCAACAACCTCGGGACGGTCCACGGGGGCAACGTGATGAAGTGGATGGACGAGGTGGGCGCGATGTCGGCGATCCGCTTTGCGGGGCAGTCCTGCGTCACGGCCAGCATCGACCACATGGACTTCCAGCGGCCGGTGCCGACCGGCGACACGGTGGTCGTCGAGGCCTACGTCTACGACGCCGGGAAGACGAGCGTGAAGACGCGGATCCGGGCGTACCGCGAGAAACCCGAGACGGGGGAACGCCAGCAGACCACGGAGTCGCGGTTCGTCTTCGTCGCCGTCGACGAGGACGGGTCGCCGTCGGGGGTGCCGGAGCTCTCGGTCGACTCGGAGCGGGGCGAGGAGTTGCTGGCGGCGGCCCGGAAGATGGAGCGGGCGGAGATGGATTAG
- the hflX gene encoding GTPase HflX, whose amino-acid sequence MKAIIAKRVDSGTADTGEIRDLARAAGYTVVDEVTQTREEDPALELGEGKAEELAGKVYRTDADAVVFDNRLGPYQTFNLGQKLPEGVEVVDRFTLILDIFGQRAQTRKAQLQVELAELRYELPRAEAKASLAKRDERPGFMGLGEYDESREQDIKARISRIKDELDKIERTEEQRRAQRRESGFDLVALAGYTNAGKSTLMRRLAEDLDVDENEDLHPDLDETAESEDRLFTTLGTTTRRMDMERRDVLLTDTVGFISDLPHWLVESFKSTLDEVYQADLVLLVVDVSEPVEAIREKLVTSHDTLYERNEAPIVTVLNKIDLVDDDELAEKREALSALAPNPIAVSGKEGIDVDRLRDRIDRELPDWERETLVMPMTDDTMSVVSWLHDHARVDDVTYGDGDVVVEFEARPAVVDQSRAKAADLSLAESA is encoded by the coding sequence ATGAAAGCGATAATCGCCAAACGCGTCGACTCCGGGACGGCCGACACCGGCGAGATCCGCGACCTCGCGCGGGCCGCCGGCTACACCGTCGTCGACGAGGTGACCCAGACCAGGGAGGAAGACCCCGCGCTCGAACTGGGCGAGGGGAAAGCCGAGGAACTGGCGGGGAAGGTCTACCGGACCGACGCGGACGCCGTCGTCTTCGACAACCGGCTCGGCCCGTACCAGACGTTCAACCTCGGGCAGAAGCTCCCCGAGGGCGTCGAGGTCGTCGACCGGTTCACGCTCATCCTCGACATCTTCGGCCAGCGCGCCCAGACCCGGAAGGCCCAGCTCCAGGTCGAACTCGCGGAACTGCGCTACGAACTGCCCCGCGCCGAGGCGAAAGCCAGCCTCGCCAAGCGCGACGAGCGCCCCGGGTTCATGGGGCTTGGCGAGTACGATGAGAGCCGCGAGCAGGACATCAAGGCCCGTATCAGCCGCATCAAGGACGAACTCGACAAGATCGAGCGGACCGAGGAGCAGCGCCGCGCCCAGCGCCGCGAGTCCGGCTTCGACCTCGTCGCGCTCGCGGGTTACACCAACGCCGGCAAGTCGACGCTGATGCGCCGCCTCGCCGAGGACCTTGACGTCGACGAGAACGAGGACCTCCACCCGGACCTCGACGAGACCGCCGAGTCCGAGGACCGCCTCTTTACCACGCTGGGCACCACCACCCGGCGGATGGACATGGAGCGCCGCGACGTGTTGCTCACCGACACGGTCGGATTCATCAGCGACCTGCCCCACTGGCTCGTCGAGTCGTTCAAGTCGACGCTCGACGAGGTGTACCAGGCCGACCTCGTCCTGCTCGTCGTCGACGTGAGCGAACCCGTCGAGGCGATCCGCGAGAAGCTAGTCACCTCCCACGACACGCTGTACGAGCGCAACGAGGCGCCCATCGTCACCGTGCTGAACAAGATCGACCTCGTGGACGACGACGAACTCGCCGAGAAGCGGGAGGCGCTGTCCGCGCTCGCCCCCAACCCCATCGCGGTCAGCGGGAAGGAGGGGATCGACGTCGACCGCCTGCGGGACCGGATCGACCGCGAACTGCCGGACTGGGAGCGCGAGACGCTCGTCATGCCGATGACCGACGACACGATGAGCGTCGTCTCCTGGCTCCACGACCACGCCCGCGTCGACGACGTCACCTACGGCGACGGCGACGTCGTCGTCGAGTTCGAGGCCCGCCCCGCGGTCGTGGACCAGTCCCGGGCGAAGGCGGCCGACCTGTCGCTCGCGGAGTCGGCCTAA
- a CDS encoding FUN14 domain-containing protein, with translation MVAIDPQQLGLEFGSGALIGAIIGFAAKKIAKLLAVIVGLELALFKFLESKGILTVDWNRLSAGLLQTGEKVQDPGWIAPILSTLSIGVGFTGGFLVGFKKG, from the coding sequence ATGGTAGCAATCGATCCGCAGCAACTGGGCCTCGAGTTCGGGAGCGGGGCCCTCATCGGAGCCATCATCGGCTTCGCTGCGAAGAAGATCGCCAAGCTCCTGGCCGTCATCGTCGGGCTCGAACTGGCGCTGTTCAAGTTCCTCGAATCGAAGGGCATCCTCACGGTCGACTGGAACCGCCTGTCTGCGGGCCTGTTGCAGACCGGCGAGAAGGTACAGGACCCCGGCTGGATCGCGCCGATACTCTCGACGCTGTCGATCGGCGTCGGCTTCACGGGCGGGTTCCTGGTCGGGTTCAAGAAGGGATAG
- a CDS encoding ribosome assembly factor SBDS, translated as MISLEDAVTARLESHGARFEVLVDPDAALEIKRDEFEGDLEDVIAAEDVFENASRGDRPAENDLEDVFGTTEPIEIIPEVIKRGEIQITAEQRREMQEQKRKQLIQRIARNAVNPQMDDAPHPPDRIDNALEEAGFTVDPMEPVESQVDEALDDLRPVIPIRFDEVTVAVNVPPDHAGSAQAKIRSYGDLEREEWQPDGSWIGVLTFPAGLQNDFYDTVNEITSGEAETQIVRDEDEISTR; from the coding sequence ATGATATCGCTGGAGGACGCGGTGACGGCGCGGCTCGAATCCCACGGGGCGCGCTTCGAGGTGCTCGTCGACCCCGACGCCGCCTTGGAGATAAAGCGCGACGAGTTCGAGGGCGACCTGGAGGACGTCATCGCGGCCGAGGACGTGTTCGAGAACGCCAGCCGCGGCGACCGCCCGGCCGAGAACGACCTGGAGGACGTGTTCGGCACGACCGAGCCCATAGAGATCATCCCGGAGGTCATCAAGCGCGGGGAGATCCAGATCACCGCCGAGCAGCGCCGCGAGATGCAGGAGCAAAAGCGCAAACAGCTGATCCAGCGGATCGCGCGCAACGCGGTCAACCCACAGATGGACGACGCCCCCCATCCGCCCGACCGCATCGACAACGCCCTGGAGGAGGCCGGGTTCACCGTCGACCCGATGGAGCCGGTCGAGAGCCAGGTCGACGAGGCGTTAGACGACCTCCGCCCGGTCATCCCGATCCGGTTCGACGAGGTGACCGTCGCGGTGAACGTCCCGCCGGACCACGCCGGCAGCGCGCAGGCGAAGATCCGGTCGTACGGCGACCTCGAACGCGAGGAGTGGCAGCCAGACGGCTCGTGGATCGGCGTGTTGACGTTCCCGGCCGGGCTCCAGAACGACTTCTACGACACCGTCAACGAGATCACGAGCGGCGAGGCCGAAACCCAGATCGTCCGGGACGAGGACGAGATAAGCACCCGTTAG
- the psmA gene encoding archaeal proteasome endopeptidase complex subunit alpha — MQGQAQQQAYDRGITIFSPDGRLYQVEYAREAVKRGTASIGVRTSDGVVLAVDKRIRSPLLEGTSVEKLHKVDDHVGIASAGHVADARQLIDFARRRAQVNQVRYGEPIGVETLTKEVTDHIQQYTQVGGARPFGVALIVGGIDNGEPRLFETDPSGTPYEWKALAVGADRGEIQEYLEENYDEDADLDGGITLALEALASVNDGKLSPQGLGLSTVDAESESYIPLTDDEVEEYLAENDLLADESEADESEADDADDEQSEE, encoded by the coding sequence ATGCAGGGACAAGCCCAACAGCAGGCCTACGACCGCGGGATCACGATCTTCTCGCCGGACGGCCGGCTGTACCAGGTGGAGTACGCGCGAGAGGCGGTCAAACGAGGCACGGCGAGCATCGGGGTGCGAACCAGCGACGGCGTGGTGCTTGCGGTCGACAAGCGCATCCGGTCGCCGCTGCTGGAAGGCACGAGCGTCGAGAAGCTCCACAAGGTCGACGACCACGTCGGCATCGCCAGCGCGGGCCACGTCGCCGACGCCCGCCAGCTGATCGACTTCGCCCGCCGCCGGGCGCAGGTGAACCAGGTCCGCTACGGCGAGCCGATCGGCGTCGAGACGCTGACGAAGGAGGTCACCGACCACATCCAACAGTACACGCAGGTCGGCGGCGCGCGCCCGTTCGGCGTCGCGCTCATCGTCGGCGGCATCGACAACGGCGAGCCGCGCCTGTTCGAAACCGACCCCAGCGGCACGCCCTACGAGTGGAAGGCGCTGGCCGTCGGCGCGGACCGCGGCGAGATCCAGGAGTACCTGGAGGAGAACTACGACGAGGACGCCGACCTGGACGGCGGCATCACCCTCGCGCTGGAGGCGCTCGCCTCCGTCAACGACGGCAAGCTCTCCCCGCAGGGACTGGGCCTCTCGACGGTCGACGCGGAGTCCGAGAGCTACATCCCGCTGACCGACGACGAGGTCGAGGAGTACCTCGCCGAGAACGACCTGCTGGCCGACGAGTCCGAGGCCGACGAATCCGAGGCCGACGACGCGGACGACGAGCAGAGCGAGGAGTAA
- a CDS encoding Rpp14/Pop5 family protein → MKHLPKHLRPRWRYLAVTVESWPDADVDRGAFQRELWYAGQNLLGDAGSADADLTVLDFDFADGYGETVVRARRGHADAARAAVACVDEVNGHPVGVAVRGTSGTVRACEEKYLGRRGELFEQRKVAFENDRRAAHARNGDVDVRLDGSFVGATELDFE, encoded by the coding sequence ATGAAGCACCTCCCGAAGCACCTCCGGCCGCGCTGGCGCTACCTCGCGGTCACCGTCGAGAGCTGGCCGGACGCCGACGTCGACCGCGGCGCGTTCCAGCGCGAACTGTGGTACGCGGGCCAGAACCTGCTCGGGGACGCGGGCAGCGCCGACGCCGACCTCACCGTGCTCGATTTCGACTTCGCCGACGGGTACGGCGAGACGGTGGTGCGCGCCCGGCGGGGCCACGCCGACGCTGCGCGGGCGGCGGTCGCCTGCGTCGACGAGGTGAACGGCCACCCGGTCGGCGTCGCCGTCCGGGGGACGAGCGGCACCGTCCGGGCCTGTGAAGAAAAGTATTTAGGACGCCGTGGGGAACTTTTCGAGCAGAGAAAGGTCGCGTTCGAGAACGATCGGCGGGCCGCCCACGCCCGGAACGGCGACGTCGACGTGCGGCTCGACGGCTCGTTCGTCGGCGCGACGGAACTCGATTTCGAGTGA
- a CDS encoding class I SAM-dependent methyltransferase, whose product MKKSLEEHAERFSEKADEYDDDESPEYRACADLVVEHAAPRDGDTVLDLGTGTGAIALALADDAGRVIGRDISEGMLEQAEAKAAERGLDNVEFGEGRFREPNVPDDADVDVVTTNFALHHLSDDEKREAIDAVAALDPRRFVVGDVMLFDEPDPDAPFYSPEVDDPATVGVLADALTDAGFALTAVELVDEQVGVLAAERGPEPAGVTGADAPVDGDRDE is encoded by the coding sequence ATGAAGAAGAGCCTTGAGGAACACGCCGAGCGCTTCTCGGAGAAGGCCGACGAGTACGACGACGACGAGTCCCCGGAGTACCGCGCCTGCGCGGACCTCGTGGTCGAACACGCCGCGCCGCGCGACGGCGACACCGTTCTGGACCTCGGCACGGGCACCGGAGCCATCGCGCTCGCGCTCGCCGACGACGCCGGCCGCGTGATCGGACGCGACATCAGCGAGGGGATGCTGGAGCAGGCCGAGGCGAAAGCCGCCGAGCGAGGCCTCGACAACGTCGAGTTCGGCGAGGGGCGCTTCCGCGAGCCGAACGTCCCCGACGACGCCGACGTCGACGTGGTCACGACGAACTTCGCGCTCCACCACCTGAGCGACGACGAGAAGCGCGAGGCGATAGACGCGGTCGCCGCGCTCGACCCCCGGCGGTTCGTTGTCGGCGACGTGATGCTGTTCGACGAGCCGGACCCGGATGCGCCGTTCTACAGCCCGGAGGTCGACGACCCCGCGACCGTCGGCGTGCTCGCGGACGCGCTGACCGACGCGGGCTTTGCCCTGACCGCCGTCGAACTGGTCGACGAGCAGGTCGGCGTCCTCGCCGCCGAGCGCGGGCCGGAGCCGGCCGGCGTGACCGGGGCCGACGCCCCGGTCGACGGCGACCGCGACGAATGA
- a CDS encoding RNase P subunit p30 family protein, translating into MYEAVHARPDGESTVARLASTAADYGFDGVVVRNGGDARAEYDAERVREAYGVDVVDGLTVRADGPEAASGAVGNYRRDATLLLVAGGTPELNRFAVEQPRVDVLAHPMRGDGDFNHVLAKAARANGVRVEFDLSPVLRESGGQRVQALSKLRRLREVVDHYDAPYVVSADPSSHLQLRAPRELVAVGEAVGFSAEQVRTGLREWGRLAKRNRERQSEAFIEPGVERGRYEEEP; encoded by the coding sequence ATGTACGAGGCCGTCCACGCCCGCCCCGACGGCGAGAGCACGGTCGCGCGGCTGGCCAGCACCGCCGCCGACTACGGGTTCGACGGGGTGGTCGTCCGCAACGGCGGCGACGCTCGCGCCGAGTACGACGCCGAGCGCGTCCGCGAGGCGTACGGCGTCGACGTGGTCGACGGGCTGACGGTCCGCGCCGACGGCCCGGAGGCGGCGAGCGGCGCCGTCGGCAACTACCGCCGCGACGCGACGCTGCTGCTCGTCGCCGGCGGAACGCCGGAGCTGAACCGCTTCGCCGTCGAACAGCCCCGGGTGGACGTGCTGGCCCACCCGATGCGGGGCGACGGCGACTTCAACCACGTGCTGGCGAAGGCCGCCCGGGCGAACGGCGTCCGCGTGGAGTTCGACCTCTCGCCGGTCCTCCGGGAGAGCGGCGGGCAGCGCGTGCAGGCGCTGTCGAAGCTCCGGAGGCTCCGGGAAGTCGTCGACCATTACGACGCGCCGTACGTCGTCAGCGCCGACCCGTCCTCGCACCTCCAGCTCCGCGCCCCCCGCGAACTCGTCGCGGTCGGGGAGGCGGTCGGGTTCTCCGCCGAGCAGGTCCGGACGGGGCTCCGGGAGTGGGGCCGGCTCGCAAAGCGCAACCGCGAGCGCCAGTCCGAGGCGTTCATTGAGCCGGGGGTCGAACGTGGTCGGTATGAAGAAGAGCCTTGA